The Candidatus Krumholzibacteriia bacterium genomic sequence AGGTCGGAATGCTCGCGATCGAGCAGGGCGATGCCCGCGGACTCCCCACGCGTCGCTTCGGGGTGGTTCGTCTGCGTCACGACGTGGGCGCGCGGTCGAGTGTGGGACTCCTGGTCACCCACCGCAACTCGGCCGACGACGGGACCGTCGACGAAGCCGACGACACGGCGATCGGCGTCGATGGCGACCTGAACCCGACCGACCGGCTCCTCGTGTCGGGATACACGGCCTTCAACGAGCGGCGGGGCAACGGGCCCGACAAGTTCACATGGGGTGCCCGCGCGCGTTGGAGCCATCCTTCCTACCGGATCACGGCCCTGCACGAGTCGGTGGGGAGCGATTACGATCCCGCGACCGGCTTCGTCAACCTGCGCAGTGCACCGGGTGTCGGCGTGAACGTCTACGCGGGCGGACTCACCCACGCTCCCGAGCCGAACCTCTCGTGGGTCCGCCGTTTCGAGAACACGGTCGAGATCTACGTGCTGAACCGTCGCCGTGGCCCCCTCGAAGCGCGCTACCTCTTCGCGGGGAGCACGCTGGTGGGGCCTTCGGAGGAACGCGTGGGATTCTACTGGGAGCGGGACTTCGATCGGCTGTTCGGTTTCGGATTCCCCCTCGGCCCCAATCCCGACGACAGCTTCGACCTGGTCTTCCCCGCGGGCGAGTACACCTACGACTACCTCGGGTTCGAACTCCAGACGGATCCCAGCCACTGGTGGACGGCGCGGGTCGACGGCGTGACCGGGGAGTTCTTCGACGGCACGCGCACCAACGTGAACACCCGGCTCGACGTGCGCTTCGCACCTCATGTCGAGATCGGTGCGACGACGATCTCCGAGCGCATCGAACGCGATGCCGAGAATGGCGGAAACCAGCGATTCGACAGCGATCTGCTGCGTTTCCGCCTCGGCGTGGACCTGAACACCTCCTTCGGTCTCGACGTCTTCGCGCAGTACAACAGTGAACGGCGCCTGGCCCTGTCGCAGGTGCGCGCCCACTGGATCTTCGGCGACGAGAGCGATCTGTACCTCGTGTTCAACGATGCGCGTGACGCCGACATCATCGTCGGTAGCGAGCGGTTCCGCGTGGACCTCGGCGATCGCCGACGCAACGACTGGACCCTGAAACTCTCGTACTCGCACCAGCTCTGACGCCACGAAAACCGTTGTCGTCGGTCGGGATCATCTCTATTGTTTGGGGCGTCCAGGTGAATCGCGACGGCACACGCGTCAGAGCCGCGACACCGACAGAACAGCCACGCGATGCAGCGCAGAGGAGATCGCCGGGAGCCCAGGCTGCAAGAGGACTCCCATGAAACGAAGTCTCCGATGCGCGAGCAGGGAAGACGGAAGCCCTGCGTCCTGCCGGCGGTCGATCTCGACCGCCGGCTTTTTCCGTCGGTGGAGCAGCGTCTGCACCTTGGCGATCGCTCCCCGCGGTGCTAGACATCGCCGGGTCGGGGAGACTCTGGACGAAGCCTCGAGCGAGGTGCGGACGTGCGACCGCTTCGATTCCTGCAGCTCGGCGACGTGCACTTCGGTGCACCGATGCGCGGCGGGCGACTGCGCCTCGATGCCGAGGCGGCGCGCACGCGCGCGCGCGAACGTCGGGCCGCCTTCGCGCGCGCCTTCGAAGTCGTGATCGAACGCGAACTCGACGGCGTGCTCGTCCCCGGCGACCTGTTCGACGACGAATCCATCGACACCGACACGCTGCGTTTCGTCGCACACACCATGCAGAGCATCGCCCCGCGTCCGGTCTTCGTGGCCCCCGGCAACCACGATCCCTACGGCGGGGCATCGCCGTATCGCACGGTGGGACAGGAAGATGCGCGTGGGGTGCGGTGGCCCGACAACGTGCACGTGTTCGCCCACGCCGATTTCCGGACCGTTGCCTGGCCGGGGCGCGACGACGTCCACGTCACCGGAAGCGGTGTGGCCACCAACTCTCCCGACGCGACACGAGTGCTGCGCGAACGTGTCGCGCGGGAGGGCGACGGACTCCACCTGCTCCTCTTCCACGGCAGTCGCGACGACGGTCACTTCCTGCAGCCCGAGAAGGCCACGCACCCCTTCTCGCGCGAGGAATTGCTGGCCCAGGACTTCGACTGGGTCGCTCTGGGCCACTACCACCAGCGCGACGTGATCCTCGACGATGGCGGTCGCGCCCGGGCGGCCTACGGTGGGTGCCTGATCGCCGGTGGGCTCGACGAGTGCGGCGCTCGCGGTGCGCTCGTGGTGGACCTCGATCCCGGATCGACACACGTCGAAGCGCTGCCGCTCGATCCGCGGCAGATCCACGCGGTCGATCTCGACATCACCGGCGCGGAGTTCACCGAGGAACTCCGCGCACGCCTCGATCGCGCCCTCGAGAGCGCAGGTGTTCGCGCCCAGGACCTGGTGCACGTCCGCGTCCTCGGTCGGCGCGCGCGGGGGCTGGACCTGCGCGCTCTCGACCGCCACGCCGCCGACACCTTCCACCTGCGGATCGACGCGTCACGCGTCCGGGCGGCGGTCGACCCTGCCGAGTTCCCCTCGCTCGAGGACGCCGTGACCACCGAGGAGCGCTTCGTCGCGACCCTGCGCGACGACCCCCCGCGAGACGTCCCTGCGGATCGGGTGCACCGCGCATTGCTCTACGGACTCGACGCGCTCGAGCACGGCCGGCTCGACGCGCGGTACGAGGAGTGACCGTGCATCTGCTGCAGCTGGACATCCGGGGCTTCGGACGTCTGCGGGGGCGTGTCCAGCTCGATGCCGGTGACGGTGCGATCGGACTCCTGCTCGAGCGGAACGAAGCCGGCAAGTCGACGCTGGCGGCGGCCCTGCTCGCGGCACTCTACGGTCTCGACGGCGACCGCCGGCGCTTCCGCGGCACGATCACCGACCTCGACCGCTACCGTCCGTGGTCGGAGGGTGCCTACGGGCTCGCACTGACTCTGCGGCACGAGGGCCGGGAGTACACCGTCGACCGTGACTTCACGCACGGCACGGTGCGCGTGCTGTGCGGTGCCGACGACGTGACCGATCGCTTCCGTCGCGGACACGCGGTGGCCGTGGGGGAGACCTTCACCGGGCTCCGGCTCGAGCAGTTCACGGCGAGCGTCTTCGTCGGGCAGGGCGATGTCGTCTGGAACGATCCCGAACGCCTGACCGAAGCCCTGCAGCGCGTGGCGGACACACAGTCCGGCCGATCGACGGCGGC encodes the following:
- a CDS encoding DUF5916 domain-containing protein, producing the protein MMSSSMYGQWAALVTFVLLIVVGATPATAARQAVAVRVDQAPALDGWLSDPVWERTPPTSDFVQQRPDTGALSTATTTVRLAFDDDALYVGFRCDEPDSAGVLGRALGRDSDFADEDYFRLVLDTFDDDLSASVFTVNPNGARSDRLVRNEGEYQNLDWDGIWSVRTQVTTDGWQGEIRVPWRTLRFPRRDTLSMGVNFERQRRRVNEQSHWSAVPRQFSVYRVELAGQMSGLRAIDPGRNVVVRPYVLGRASRGTSSDWKTDSEVGLDAKVGLGPSLTLDLTLNTDFAQVEVDDQIVNVTRFDVEFPEKREFFLEKANLFRFGSARNQLFYSRTIGLDDEGRTLPIDYGARLTGRIDETEVGMLAIEQGDARGLPTRRFGVVRLRHDVGARSSVGLLVTHRNSADDGTVDEADDTAIGVDGDLNPTDRLLVSGYTAFNERRGNGPDKFTWGARARWSHPSYRITALHESVGSDYDPATGFVNLRSAPGVGVNVYAGGLTHAPEPNLSWVRRFENTVEIYVLNRRRGPLEARYLFAGSTLVGPSEERVGFYWERDFDRLFGFGFPLGPNPDDSFDLVFPAGEYTYDYLGFELQTDPSHWWTARVDGVTGEFFDGTRTNVNTRLDVRFAPHVEIGATTISERIERDAENGGNQRFDSDLLRFRLGVDLNTSFGLDVFAQYNSERRLALSQVRAHWIFGDESDLYLVFNDARDADIIVGSERFRVDLGDRRRNDWTLKLSYSHQL
- a CDS encoding metallophosphoesterase, with product MRPLRFLQLGDVHFGAPMRGGRLRLDAEAARTRARERRAAFARAFEVVIERELDGVLVPGDLFDDESIDTDTLRFVAHTMQSIAPRPVFVAPGNHDPYGGASPYRTVGQEDARGVRWPDNVHVFAHADFRTVAWPGRDDVHVTGSGVATNSPDATRVLRERVAREGDGLHLLLFHGSRDDGHFLQPEKATHPFSREELLAQDFDWVALGHYHQRDVILDDGGRARAAYGGCLIAGGLDECGARGALVVDLDPGSTHVEALPLDPRQIHAVDLDITGAEFTEELRARLDRALESAGVRAQDLVHVRVLGRRARGLDLRALDRHAADTFHLRIDASRVRAAVDPAEFPSLEDAVTTEERFVATLRDDPPRDVPADRVHRALLYGLDALEHGRLDARYEE